Proteins encoded in a region of the Paenibacillus sp. E222 genome:
- a CDS encoding LCP family protein, protein MKKWMKVTIWIVSFFVVVVFGYAIYLYQSVKSTADQIYEPRNPVKPVSVTDSRGGLQVDINNKEPFNALILGVDERPNDRGRSDTMIVLSVNPGKKQVLMFNIPRDTRTDIVGHNTVDKINHAYAFGGVDMSVNTVEQFLGVPIHYYMKVDMEGFSKIIDLVGGVDVNNPFAFDYEGQRYDQGNIHLDGVAALGFSRMRYDDPKGDLGRNDRQREVLKQMLKNTMQFSSVLHIQNMLDELGTHVRTDVTFDEMKELLLEYRNDLENVDTVEIKGKGEKINGIYYYIVDQQERDRIHGIIEEHLEK, encoded by the coding sequence ATGAAAAAGTGGATGAAAGTTACCATCTGGATTGTTTCCTTTTTTGTAGTTGTTGTGTTTGGTTATGCCATATATCTCTACCAATCCGTTAAATCAACCGCTGACCAAATTTATGAGCCCCGAAATCCTGTAAAGCCCGTCTCGGTCACAGATAGCAGAGGTGGGCTGCAGGTGGACATCAACAACAAAGAGCCTTTTAACGCACTGATTTTGGGCGTGGATGAGCGTCCGAATGATCGAGGGCGCTCGGATACGATGATCGTACTGAGTGTAAATCCAGGGAAAAAACAAGTGCTCATGTTTAATATTCCACGGGATACACGGACAGACATTGTGGGACACAATACAGTAGATAAGATCAATCATGCTTATGCCTTCGGAGGCGTGGACATGTCAGTAAATACCGTCGAGCAATTTTTGGGAGTCCCCATTCATTATTATATGAAAGTGGATATGGAGGGCTTTTCCAAAATCATCGACCTGGTCGGAGGCGTGGACGTAAATAATCCTTTTGCATTTGATTATGAGGGACAGCGGTACGATCAAGGGAATATTCATCTGGACGGGGTTGCTGCGCTCGGTTTTTCAAGAATGCGCTATGATGATCCGAAAGGGGATTTGGGGCGTAATGATCGACAGCGTGAGGTTCTGAAGCAGATGCTTAAGAATACAATGCAATTCTCCAGTGTACTTCATATCCAAAATATGTTAGATGAACTGGGTACTCATGTCAGAACGGATGTTACTTTTGATGAGATGAAGGAACTTCTCCTCGAATATCGCAATGATCTGGAGAATGTGGATACGGTGGAGATTAAGGGTAAAGGCGAGAAAATCAATGGGATTTATTATTACATCGTGGATCAGCAGGAAAGGGATCGCATTCACGGAATAATTGAAGAACATTTGGAGAAATAA
- a CDS encoding AI-2E family transporter yields the protein MINNKFYRICTAIILLLLIVYLGDKVNFIFSPLTSLIHIIIIPLLIAGFFYYLLRPLVDYMERHKMKRALSVLIIYVVIALIMAGFSVLVWPSLREQLLNFVENAPVLVTSLSDQLAEFERSGFLSKYIPEDSDLFSRFSDFLSQGIAQVTDYVSGLFSVVSNLVIILATFPIMLYYMLKEGSKFGTNLTLLLPRRYRKDGEETVHEIDEALSSYIVGRVIVNVALGILMYIGFLFLGLPYALLLTAVSIVLNFIPYVGALLAAIPVVIVGFIESPSMAIWSLVIIVIAQQIQDNLISPYVYGKQLDIHPLTTVILLLVGADLGNILGMIIVIPLYMIIKIIVRKIHYRIVEDKTEL from the coding sequence TTGATAAACAACAAGTTTTACCGTATATGCACAGCAATTATTTTGCTGCTGCTCATCGTGTATTTGGGGGATAAAGTCAACTTTATTTTCAGCCCCCTGACCTCGCTAATTCACATCATCATCATTCCGCTGCTGATTGCTGGTTTCTTCTATTATTTGCTGCGTCCGCTCGTCGACTATATGGAACGGCACAAAATGAAGCGTGCACTGTCCGTTCTTATCATTTACGTGGTAATTGCGCTGATTATGGCAGGATTCAGTGTGCTTGTATGGCCTTCACTGCGTGAGCAACTGTTGAATTTTGTGGAGAATGCCCCTGTACTGGTTACTTCGCTCAGTGATCAGTTGGCTGAATTCGAAAGAAGTGGTTTCCTTTCAAAATATATACCTGAGGATTCCGATCTGTTCTCACGCTTCTCTGATTTTCTGAGTCAAGGGATTGCCCAGGTAACGGATTATGTATCCGGGTTGTTCTCGGTCGTATCCAATCTGGTCATTATTCTGGCGACGTTCCCGATTATGCTGTATTACATGCTCAAGGAAGGCAGCAAATTTGGAACCAATCTCACACTGTTGCTGCCGAGACGTTACCGTAAAGATGGAGAAGAGACGGTCCATGAAATCGACGAAGCTTTGAGCAGCTATATTGTAGGTCGTGTCATTGTCAATGTGGCTTTGGGCATCCTGATGTATATTGGTTTTCTCTTTCTCGGTTTGCCATATGCATTGCTTCTGACGGCCGTATCTATTGTTCTGAATTTCATTCCTTATGTAGGGGCCTTACTGGCAGCCATTCCTGTCGTTATTGTGGGGTTCATTGAATCACCTTCAATGGCGATCTGGTCGCTTGTCATCATTGTCATCGCCCAGCAGATCCAGGACAATCTGATCTCTCCTTATGTCTATGGCAAACAGTTGGACATTCATCCGTTGACTACCGTCATCTTGCTGCTCGTAGGTGCAGATCTGGGAAATATTCTTGGGATGATCATCGTTATTCCGCTATATATGATTATCAAAATTATAGTTCGCAAAATCCATTATCGGATAGTTGAAGATAAGACTGAGCTCTGA
- a CDS encoding polysaccharide pyruvyl transferase family protein has translation MPNVQRIHPMDELKKRLESILEVVPPKSKIYYIDYPVYSNGGDILIMKGAEAFFKSNHIHVSARYSVHDFHENIHIPEDHIIVLSGGGNFGDLYEAHQKVREAVVQNFPRHKIVILPQTIFYKEESNILKTAAIFNKHTNLHLYVRDESSYQLASTYFINCHVALLPDMAHQLWPIKVKINPSKERLNFYRTDIEKNSEQTPIEVQGDNQDWPTLYNRYEKKFIYYISKGLKKRASRAISQFLWMKYSDYLVNKAIRCFADYRMIHSSRLHGHILSCLMAKPNVLIDNSYGKNSGYYSIWTHEVNSANMDSSSKAGSPLAPNYMETTATV, from the coding sequence ATGCCAAACGTTCAAAGGATTCATCCCATGGATGAGTTAAAAAAGCGGCTTGAATCGATATTGGAGGTCGTACCTCCTAAATCCAAAATTTATTACATTGATTATCCGGTATATAGTAACGGCGGCGATATATTAATTATGAAAGGAGCAGAGGCTTTTTTTAAGAGCAACCATATTCACGTTTCTGCAAGATACAGTGTGCATGATTTTCATGAAAACATTCATATCCCAGAAGACCACATTATTGTTCTTAGTGGGGGAGGTAATTTCGGGGATTTGTATGAAGCTCATCAGAAGGTGAGAGAAGCAGTTGTTCAGAATTTTCCTCGACACAAAATAGTAATTTTGCCTCAGACTATTTTCTATAAAGAGGAAAGCAACATTCTTAAAACAGCAGCAATTTTTAATAAACATACAAATCTCCATTTATATGTGCGAGATGAGTCATCTTATCAGTTGGCATCTACGTATTTTATAAATTGTCATGTTGCTCTTCTTCCAGATATGGCGCATCAACTTTGGCCAATAAAAGTAAAGATTAATCCAAGCAAAGAGAGACTCAATTTTTATAGAACCGATATTGAAAAAAATTCAGAACAAACCCCGATAGAAGTACAAGGGGATAATCAGGATTGGCCAACATTATATAACAGATATGAAAAGAAATTTATTTATTACATCAGTAAAGGATTGAAAAAGCGGGCGTCACGAGCCATTTCACAGTTTTTATGGATGAAATATAGTGATTATCTGGTGAACAAGGCTATTCGTTGTTTCGCAGACTATCGCATGATTCATTCTTCCAGATTACATGGACACATCTTATCTTGCCTTATGGCAAAACCCAATGTGCTGATTGATAACTCCTACGGGAAAAACTCGGGATATTATAGCATCTGGACTCATGAAGTTAACTCGGCAAACATGGATTCCTCTTCAAAAGCCGGTTCTCCACTTGCGCCTAACTATATGGAAACAACCGCAACCGTATAA
- a CDS encoding glycosyltransferase, translating to MRASVSICTHNRAIDTMQAVESVLNGDTGSADYEILVIDNNSTDNTKELFDSLNMPAHVRYIFEPQLGLSYARNRAIQEAKGEFILFLDDDALACSTWIREVVRIFDMDSQIGCVGGKIVPIWEGGKPDWIPHDIVSLYTLMDFSSDIVEMQAPSIPFGANVAFRMSIFQQIKPFREDLGRVGSNLMSSEESELIGRVRQEYKVFYSPYAIVEHKIAKSRLTKRWLLRRVYWQGISDATRYKKSGWGIFKHTVRIIQAALLILISFNNVQKVMSEMAKISYRNGTIVGSFRNSRGLNT from the coding sequence ATGAGGGCTTCAGTATCCATTTGTACACACAACAGAGCAATAGACACGATGCAGGCTGTTGAAAGTGTTTTGAATGGGGACACGGGTAGTGCTGATTACGAGATACTGGTTATTGATAATAATTCAACTGATAATACCAAAGAATTATTCGACTCTCTTAACATGCCAGCGCATGTTCGCTATATTTTCGAGCCTCAATTAGGATTATCCTATGCAAGAAATAGAGCGATACAGGAAGCGAAGGGGGAGTTTATTTTATTCCTGGATGATGACGCACTAGCGTGTTCTACCTGGATTAGAGAAGTCGTTAGAATTTTTGATATGGATTCCCAAATTGGTTGTGTTGGTGGAAAAATAGTACCTATCTGGGAGGGGGGGAAGCCTGATTGGATACCACATGATATCGTTAGTCTGTATACGCTGATGGATTTTTCGAGCGATATTGTGGAAATGCAGGCACCTTCTATTCCTTTTGGAGCTAATGTAGCTTTCAGGATGAGTATTTTTCAGCAGATTAAACCATTTAGAGAAGATTTGGGACGTGTAGGTAGCAATTTAATGTCAAGTGAAGAAAGTGAGCTAATTGGCCGAGTTCGTCAAGAGTATAAAGTTTTTTACAGTCCATACGCTATTGTAGAGCACAAAATAGCAAAAAGTAGGTTAACTAAACGTTGGTTACTGCGAAGAGTTTATTGGCAAGGCATTAGTGATGCAACACGTTATAAGAAGAGTGGATGGGGAATATTCAAGCATACTGTAAGGATTATTCAAGCGGCATTATTAATATTAATCTCATTTAATAATGTCCAAAAGGTCATGAGTGAAATGGCAAAGATATCTTATCGTAACGGAACGATCGTAGGGTCTTTCCGGAACAGCAGAGGACTGAACACCTGA
- a CDS encoding sugar phosphate nucleotidyltransferase — protein MRIVLLSGGSGKRLWPLSNDTRSKQFLKVLEGPEGQTESMVQRVWRQLQHTGLSEKATIATSKPQVEILRSQLGDEADLVVEPERRDTFPAIALAAVYLYSVQGVSLNETVAVLPVDPYVEESFFYKVTELEGVLDESGAELALIGVKPTYPSEKYGYIIPDPHETEKHNHYAKVSRFQEKPCETEAAEMIEQSALWNCGVFAFKLNYLINLLISLELPIQYEEMLKQYGRLEKISFDYQVVEKASQIVVTPYDGYWKDLGTWNTLTDEMSTNIVGKGVVTDSSLNTHLVNELNIPVCVLGVSNVIVAISPDGILVSEKEASPQIKEILKDSAERPMYEERRWGCYKVLDYTRNSQGEEVLTKRIIIGADKNLSYQYHLKRNEVWTVVSGQGELILDGDLKQINQGDTISIPSGGKHSVRAITELEIIEVQMGSELVEEDIVRIEMEWKDIIQNCVNWGKTR, from the coding sequence ATGAGAATCGTACTTCTCTCCGGTGGATCAGGCAAGAGGTTATGGCCCTTATCCAACGATACGAGATCGAAGCAGTTCCTGAAAGTACTGGAGGGCCCTGAAGGGCAGACTGAATCCATGGTTCAACGCGTATGGAGGCAACTGCAGCACACAGGGCTAAGCGAAAAGGCCACGATTGCAACGAGTAAGCCACAGGTGGAGATTTTGCGAAGTCAACTGGGCGATGAGGCTGATCTTGTCGTAGAGCCGGAACGCAGAGATACCTTTCCTGCGATTGCCTTAGCAGCTGTTTATCTGTACTCGGTACAGGGTGTCAGTCTGAACGAAACGGTCGCTGTACTTCCTGTTGATCCATATGTGGAGGAATCCTTTTTCTATAAAGTTACGGAGCTTGAAGGAGTGTTGGATGAGTCTGGTGCGGAACTCGCATTAATCGGGGTGAAGCCCACCTATCCTTCAGAGAAATACGGTTATATTATTCCCGATCCACACGAAACTGAAAAACACAACCATTACGCCAAAGTATCACGTTTTCAAGAAAAACCCTGTGAGACTGAAGCGGCAGAGATGATAGAGCAATCTGCCCTTTGGAATTGCGGGGTTTTTGCATTCAAGCTGAATTATCTCATTAATCTGCTGATCTCACTTGAACTGCCAATTCAATATGAAGAGATGCTCAAACAATACGGAAGGCTGGAGAAAATCAGTTTCGACTATCAAGTTGTTGAAAAGGCCTCTCAAATTGTAGTTACTCCTTACGATGGATATTGGAAAGACCTTGGGACCTGGAATACGCTGACAGATGAGATGAGCACCAACATTGTGGGCAAGGGAGTAGTTACAGATAGCTCATTAAACACACATTTGGTCAATGAGTTGAATATCCCGGTATGTGTACTAGGCGTTTCAAACGTAATTGTAGCTATAAGCCCAGATGGTATTCTGGTCAGCGAGAAAGAGGCTAGTCCACAAATCAAAGAAATTCTTAAAGATAGTGCGGAACGTCCCATGTATGAAGAACGACGCTGGGGCTGTTATAAAGTTCTTGATTATACACGGAATTCCCAGGGAGAAGAGGTACTAACCAAGCGCATTATTATTGGGGCTGATAAAAATTTATCTTACCAATATCATCTGAAACGAAACGAAGTTTGGACAGTTGTTTCCGGGCAAGGTGAGTTGATTCTGGATGGTGATTTAAAACAGATTAATCAGGGCGATACCATTTCAATCCCATCTGGCGGAAAACATAGTGTAAGAGCTATCACAGAACTTGAAATCATTGAAGTTCAGATGGGCAGTGAGCTGGTGGAAGAGGATATCGTACGAATCGAGATGGAATGGAAAGATATTATCCAAAATTGCGTGAATTGGGGGAAAACAAGATGA
- a CDS encoding UDP-glucose/GDP-mannose dehydrogenase family protein, translating into MNIAVIGTGYVGLVSGVCFSEIGNQVICVDNNEAKVKMLNEGNVPIYEPGLKELMASNMQAGKLSFTSNIADAISQSDIIFIAVGTPSLPNGEANLSYVEQVAIEIGSHIESYKIIVTKSTVPVGTNDRVRELVSSISSQPFDVASVPEFLREGSAVKDTLNPDRIVIGTDSDRAIKSLKKLHRPLTENLIITDIRSAEMIKYASNAFLATKISFINEISNICEKVGADVTRVAEGMGYDKRIGASFLKAGIGYGGSCFPKDTQALIQIAGMVDYDFRLLKSVVQVNQDQRFHVIHKLEEALGSLKGKTIAVWGLAFKPETDDVRDAPAIDIIQHLSDAGAVIKAYDPIATANFRKEVDVASITWEENPLHAAEGADALCVLTEWKEFAHIDLNELAKIMKDPIMIDGRNLYSAEQVQASTLQYYSVGRPGLTKLEGKAAAII; encoded by the coding sequence ATGAATATTGCGGTGATTGGAACAGGGTATGTAGGTCTTGTATCGGGAGTATGCTTTTCGGAGATCGGCAACCAAGTCATCTGTGTGGACAACAATGAGGCCAAAGTGAAGATGCTCAACGAGGGCAACGTGCCCATCTACGAGCCCGGCCTCAAAGAGTTGATGGCTTCCAACATGCAAGCAGGCAAACTATCGTTCACCTCCAATATTGCTGATGCGATTAGTCAGTCGGATATTATCTTTATCGCTGTAGGCACGCCTTCTCTTCCCAACGGCGAGGCCAACCTGAGCTATGTGGAGCAAGTAGCTATAGAGATTGGAAGTCACATAGAAAGCTACAAAATTATTGTGACCAAAAGCACCGTTCCTGTAGGCACCAATGATCGTGTTCGTGAGCTGGTTAGCAGTATTTCATCTCAGCCTTTCGATGTGGCTTCGGTTCCCGAATTCCTTCGAGAAGGATCTGCAGTCAAGGATACGCTGAATCCTGACCGGATTGTCATTGGAACAGACAGTGATCGTGCGATTAAATCACTAAAAAAACTTCATCGGCCATTGACCGAGAACCTGATCATTACGGATATTCGGTCGGCAGAAATGATTAAATATGCTTCCAATGCATTTCTTGCTACCAAAATCTCATTTATCAATGAAATCTCGAATATATGTGAAAAAGTAGGCGCTGACGTTACACGAGTAGCCGAAGGCATGGGCTACGATAAACGTATTGGAGCTTCCTTTTTGAAGGCAGGTATTGGTTATGGGGGTTCATGTTTTCCAAAAGATACACAGGCGCTAATTCAGATCGCAGGCATGGTGGATTATGATTTTAGACTGTTAAAATCGGTTGTCCAGGTAAACCAGGATCAGCGTTTTCATGTCATTCACAAACTGGAAGAGGCGCTAGGATCTTTAAAAGGAAAAACAATTGCTGTCTGGGGATTAGCGTTTAAACCGGAGACAGATGACGTGCGGGATGCTCCAGCAATCGATATCATTCAGCATTTAAGTGATGCCGGAGCAGTAATCAAGGCCTATGATCCCATTGCAACTGCGAACTTCCGTAAAGAAGTAGATGTCGCCTCCATCACGTGGGAAGAGAATCCGCTTCATGCTGCTGAAGGAGCAGACGCCCTGTGCGTGTTGACTGAATGGAAGGAATTCGCTCATATCGATCTGAATGAACTGGCCAAAATTATGAAGGATCCCATCATGATTGATGGTCGTAATCTGTATAGCGCTGAACAGGTTCAGGCGTCTACTCTTCAATATTATTCTGTTGGTCGTCCGGGTTTGACGAAGCTGGAAGGGAAAGCGGCAGCAATCATCTAA
- a CDS encoding VanZ family protein, translating into MEEDYGKRRHKHRRKQRPYVYILSLLLIAAWVLVIWHFSTQSYQQQTIQPWLHKWSEKVKIGFALPDVQFTYGELDYSLRQRPYDFVEFIFRKSAHLFVYAVLAVLIYGGLRYRKLRMWACIAAALTVVAVIASIDEYIQQFSPNRTSSIRDVGVDLLGGCGGIALYMGVNVVYRRFRSPRRSSVKRK; encoded by the coding sequence ATGGAGGAGGATTACGGGAAACGAAGACATAAGCATAGGCGTAAACAACGACCTTATGTTTATATCTTGTCACTGCTGCTGATTGCCGCCTGGGTTTTGGTGATCTGGCACTTTTCTACCCAATCATATCAGCAGCAGACCATCCAGCCTTGGCTGCATAAATGGTCTGAAAAGGTGAAGATCGGATTTGCACTACCCGATGTGCAATTCACATACGGTGAGCTTGATTATTCCTTAAGACAACGACCGTATGATTTTGTTGAGTTCATATTTCGGAAAAGTGCGCATTTATTTGTATATGCTGTGCTGGCGGTGCTTATCTATGGTGGGCTGAGATATAGGAAACTGCGAATGTGGGCTTGTATCGCTGCTGCGTTGACCGTAGTAGCGGTTATCGCCTCCATTGATGAATATATTCAGCAGTTCAGCCCAAACCGGACGAGTTCAATCCGTGATGTTGGCGTGGACCTGCTTGGCGGATGTGGCGGAATTGCCTTATATATGGGTGTTAATGTTGTTTACAGAAGATTCAGGTCCCCAAGGCGTTCTTCAGTCAAAAGAAAGTGA
- a CDS encoding ABC transporter ATP-binding protein has product MQQEPVVRLQGVSKIISSRSLVSDLTLDISPGQVFGFLGPNGAGKTTTIRMMVGLMSISQGDIIISGHSVKNEFEQAIAQVGAIVENPEMYKFLTGYQNLVHFARMSPGITKERIAETIERVGLTARIHDKVKTYSLGMRQRLGVAQAILHKPKLLVLDEPTNGLDPQGIRELRDYLRQLCQQEGITVFVSSHLLSEMELMCDTVAIIQNGKLIDVRNLRAEAGVDVLTEVAFEVNDAPRAAELFSEATVQGNAIVIRLSREQIPDLNARLVSEGFQVYGIRNVTHTLEDQFLQVTGGGSIG; this is encoded by the coding sequence ATGCAGCAGGAGCCGGTCGTCCGTCTTCAGGGCGTCAGTAAAATCATCTCCTCCCGATCATTGGTCAGTGACCTGACTCTGGATATTTCTCCGGGGCAGGTTTTTGGTTTTTTAGGACCCAATGGAGCGGGGAAAACAACAACGATTCGAATGATGGTAGGACTGATGTCCATCAGTCAAGGAGATATCATCATCTCGGGACACAGTGTGAAGAATGAATTTGAGCAAGCCATAGCTCAGGTTGGGGCTATTGTCGAGAATCCAGAAATGTACAAGTTTCTGACTGGATATCAGAATCTCGTCCACTTTGCCCGGATGTCACCTGGTATTACGAAGGAACGCATTGCCGAGACGATTGAACGAGTTGGGCTTACAGCTCGCATTCATGACAAGGTAAAGACCTATTCTCTGGGTATGCGCCAGCGTCTGGGCGTGGCCCAAGCCATATTACATAAACCCAAATTATTGGTATTGGATGAACCGACCAACGGGCTCGATCCACAGGGAATACGGGAACTTAGGGATTATTTGCGTCAGCTCTGTCAGCAGGAAGGGATCACGGTCTTTGTATCCAGTCACTTGTTGTCGGAGATGGAGTTGATGTGTGATACCGTTGCGATTATCCAAAATGGCAAATTGATTGATGTAAGAAATCTCAGAGCTGAGGCGGGAGTGGACGTACTTACTGAGGTTGCTTTTGAGGTAAATGATGCCCCGCGTGCAGCCGAACTCTTTAGCGAGGCTACAGTTCAGGGCAATGCCATTGTGATTCGTTTATCCCGTGAGCAGATTCCGGACTTGAATGCGAGGCTGGTTAGTGAAGGGTTTCAGGTATATGGTATCCGTAACGTAACCCATACGCTGGAAGATCAATTTTTGCAGGTGACTGGGGGCGGAAGCATTGGGTAA
- a CDS encoding lipopolysaccharide biosynthesis protein, with amino-acid sequence MNMAIAKKPRQHSMVQTIFMTSVANILIMAVTTLTSIITARMFGATGKGELAAVLFWPAFISGLAAFGLPTSLIYNVKKNINQLPTYISMSFAVQIPISLIAGIVSWFGISFWLSGYSESVVSIARWYTVSMVPVMLFMGVLAAAAQGTDKFHIYNLSRLFAPLFNLVGLVFLWITGILTVERAIIVSFAANILVLICYMYAMRQQIFSSVSKLAGQFRTCVHLFSYGIRVYGVELLGTLYNQFDKIIILALLTPKDFGLYSVVFALSRMFNVVQTAITNVIFPKVAGMEQQKVLTLVGRAFRISMVLMTIIIIPSMLIGRFFIGILFGPEFLEASGVFYLLSLECIVGGGSWILASAFNALGRPGVIVLRQIVALAVTITLFFVLTPLLGLYGIGLALLLGSFVRMLMSLASVSIIFKMPMHKMLYNKEDITFLKERLREKNILKGAGKDAKRSKDSSHG; translated from the coding sequence ATGAACATGGCAATTGCCAAAAAACCAAGGCAGCATAGCATGGTGCAGACCATTTTTATGACCAGTGTTGCCAATATTCTTATTATGGCTGTGACAACGCTCACTTCTATTATTACAGCTCGAATGTTCGGGGCAACGGGTAAAGGTGAACTTGCTGCTGTATTGTTCTGGCCCGCCTTTATATCTGGTCTAGCTGCATTTGGTCTGCCAACCTCGTTAATCTACAATGTGAAAAAGAACATCAATCAATTACCCACATACATCAGCATGAGTTTTGCAGTTCAAATTCCTATCAGCTTGATCGCTGGGATTGTAAGTTGGTTTGGCATCTCTTTCTGGCTCTCCGGGTATTCGGAATCGGTCGTTTCCATTGCTCGCTGGTATACCGTATCCATGGTTCCTGTAATGCTGTTTATGGGAGTGCTTGCAGCCGCCGCCCAAGGAACGGATAAATTCCATATTTATAATCTATCCAGGCTGTTTGCTCCCTTATTTAATCTTGTTGGTCTGGTGTTCCTGTGGATAACAGGCATATTGACGGTGGAAAGAGCAATTATTGTTAGTTTTGCAGCGAATATACTTGTATTAATCTGTTACATGTATGCCATGCGTCAGCAAATATTCAGTTCAGTAAGCAAGCTGGCAGGCCAATTTAGAACCTGTGTTCACCTATTCAGTTATGGCATTCGAGTATACGGTGTGGAACTGCTTGGTACTTTGTATAACCAGTTCGATAAAATTATTATTTTAGCTTTGCTTACACCCAAAGATTTTGGGTTGTATTCGGTTGTTTTTGCCCTCTCTCGAATGTTTAACGTAGTTCAGACTGCCATAACGAATGTGATCTTTCCGAAGGTCGCAGGCATGGAGCAGCAGAAGGTGCTGACTCTTGTAGGCAGAGCCTTCCGCATTAGTATGGTTCTTATGACGATCATCATCATACCTAGTATGCTGATTGGTCGTTTTTTTATTGGAATACTGTTCGGACCGGAATTTCTTGAAGCTAGCGGTGTGTTTTATTTGTTATCTCTGGAATGCATTGTTGGCGGAGGGTCCTGGATTCTGGCTTCGGCATTCAATGCATTGGGCAGACCTGGTGTAATTGTACTCCGGCAAATTGTAGCATTGGCAGTGACCATTACTTTATTTTTTGTGCTCACTCCACTTCTGGGCTTATACGGAATAGGGTTGGCATTATTGCTCGGTTCCTTTGTTCGCATGTTGATGTCATTGGCATCTGTATCCATTATTTTCAAAATGCCTATGCATAAGATGTTGTACAACAAGGAAGATATTACGTTTCTAAAGGAAAGATTGAGAGAGAAAAATATACTTAAAGGAGCCGGAAAAGATGCCAAACGTTCAAAGGATTCATCCCATGGATGA
- a CDS encoding ABC transporter permease, with protein MGNFGNLIMNENMKIFRRPRTWIMLSILALISLLMPVLLNQGMGSSEVPYWQAAITTVQIVFFLNTIFCVVIAAEAVAGEFTWGTIKLLLIRPWSRSKILASKYLTVIGFSILSTLLVVILATVMSYILFSHSVTQNGSGASASHAFALWGYLYVDLFITLAIAFMVSSVFRSGALAIGLSLFIMFTQNLFSLIFNPVRYEWAKYVLFNNMDLSRYMDSAADYGLLDDGNAGMTLGFSIAVLAVYYVIFMLISWVVFNKRDVAG; from the coding sequence TTGGGTAATTTCGGCAATCTCATTATGAATGAAAACATGAAAATTTTCCGTCGTCCGCGTACTTGGATTATGTTATCCATTCTGGCATTGATCTCGCTGTTGATGCCGGTTCTTCTTAATCAAGGCATGGGGTCCAGTGAGGTTCCATACTGGCAAGCAGCTATTACTACCGTTCAAATCGTCTTTTTCCTGAATACCATCTTCTGTGTCGTCATTGCAGCTGAAGCGGTAGCTGGGGAATTCACCTGGGGAACGATTAAATTACTGCTGATTCGTCCGTGGTCACGCAGCAAAATACTGGCATCCAAATATTTGACCGTGATTGGATTTAGCATTCTGAGTACATTACTTGTTGTTATTCTGGCAACCGTAATGTCGTATATCCTGTTCTCCCATTCCGTAACTCAGAATGGAAGCGGGGCTTCTGCATCACACGCATTTGCACTATGGGGATATCTGTACGTGGACCTGTTTATTACGCTCGCTATTGCCTTTATGGTTTCCTCCGTGTTTCGTTCAGGAGCTCTGGCCATCGGTTTGTCTCTATTTATCATGTTTACACAGAATTTGTTCTCATTGATCTTCAATCCCGTTCGTTACGAATGGGCTAAGTATGTTCTGTTCAATAACATGGATCTCAGTCGTTATATGGATTCAGCAGCAGATTATGGATTGCTTGACGATGGAAATGCAGGTATGACACTTGGCTTTTCTATTGCTGTGCTAGCTGTATATTATGTCATTTTCATGTTGATCTCATGGGTTGTATTCAACAAAAGAGATGTGGCAGGCTAA